The following is a genomic window from Hyphomicrobiales bacterium.
CCACGTTCGTACAGACAACCGCACCGAAACGGGTCGGACTGGAAAAAAATGCGATGATGCCGCACCGGGATCTTATCCGGTATGGCATCATCATTTGACGGAGAGGCGGCAGCGGCATTGATGCGGCCGGGCTCGCCGAACATTATGAGCGTAGAGGCATAAGAGGTGGGCATATGACGATCGATATTCGTAAGGTTGGCGTCATCGGTGCCGGCCAGATGGGCAGCGGCATCGCGCAGGTATGCGCCATCGCCGGATACGACGTTGCCCTCAACGATCTTAGCGAAGAGCGCGTCAACGCCGGCCTCGCCACGATCAGCGGCGGCCTGCAACGCCAGGTGAGCAAAAGCCATCTGACCGAAGAGGACCGTCAGGCCGCCGAGGCTCGGATCAGGCCAGCGCTGACGTTCGAGGCGCTTGGTGATTGCGATCTCGTCATCGAAGCCGCCACCGAGAACGAGACGGTAAAGCGCAAGATCTTCGTGGACCTGTGCCCGGCGCTCAAGCCCGATGCGATTGTCGGCACGAACACGTCGTCGATCTCGGTAACACGCCTCGCGGCCGCGACAGATCGTCCCGAGCGGTTCATCGGCATCCACTTCATGAATCCCGTGCCTGTGATGCAGCTCGTGGAGATCATCCGCGGCATCGCGACCGAGGATCCGACCTTCAAGGCCACGCAAGCCTTCGTCGCACGGCTCGGCAAGACGGCAACGCTGGCGGAGGATTTTCCCGCCTTCATCGTCAACCGCATCCTGCTGCCGATGATCAACGAGGCGATCTATACGCTCTATGAGGGCGTCGGGTCCGTGGAATCGATCGACACGGCCATGCGCCTCGGCGCCAACCACCCCATGGGGCCTTTGCAGCTCGCCGATTTCATCGGCCTCGATACCTGCCTTGCCATCATGCAGGTGCTGCACGATGGCCTGGCCGATTCCAAATATCGGCCCTGCCCTCTGTTGGTGAAATATGTCGAGGCCGGCTGGCTGGGGCGCAAGACCCGCCGCGGCTTTTACGACTACCGGGGTGAAAAGCCGACGCCGACGCGCTGACAGCGCTACCCACATACCTCTTTGCCGAATTGCGAACGTGGCCGTGAGTTCTCCTCACGGCTCGTTTGCGTTTGGCATCTTTCACATTAGCGACACAGCTCTTAAACTAACGTCCGCAGGCTTGTTTCTCGCAGTTGGCGATTCGCCTCGGAGGCGGTGCGGTGACGATACACGTCCCCCATCCAATGTCGCCGGAAGGTTGTCCGGCCCTCGTTCTCAATGCCGATTATCGGCCTTTGAGCTACTATCCCTTGTCCTTATGGAACTGGCAGGACGCGATAAAGGCGGTCTTCCTCGACCGCGTGAACATCGTGTCGGAATATGAAACCACGGTCCGCAGCCCAACTTTCGAAATAAGGCTGCCGTCCGTCGTTTCGCTGAAGACCTACATTCAGGCTTCGCGGCAACCTGCCTTCACGCGGTTCAACGTTTTCCTGCGTGATCGCTTCACGTGCCAATATTGCCAGTCCCGCGATGACCTCACCTTCGATCACGTGATTCCGCGCTCCAAAGGCGGCCAGACCACGTGGGAGAACGTCGTTACGGCCTGTGCGCCCTGTAACCTGCGCAAGGGCGACCTTCTGCCCCGGCATGCAGAGATGTGGCCAGCGCAGCAGCCTTACCAGCCGACAGTGCACGACCTGCATCACAATGGCCGGCATTTCCCGCCGAACTATCTGCATCACAGCTGGATGGACTACCTCTACTGGGATACGGAGCTCGAGCCGTAGAGCCGTCCGTCAGTTGCGGACAAGCTGCGCTTGAAAACAGACGCGCAGCGCCACCGGCTCCCCAAAAAATGCAGGAAGCGGACCATGCCGATCACGGCGCGTTTCTTGTATTTGCGATCAGATCCCATTTGGCCAAGCGCGGTCAGGCGGAGGTTGTCGCAGCGGGCAGCGTCCGAAGCCCAGATCCTGCAAGTTTTGGAAAAACGCTTTTTTTTAAAAAAAGCCGGGAACCCGATCGACAATGAGCCGTTAGGGCTACGGTGCTCGAATCCCCCCAACGAGCACTCTTCCTCTTCGACGAGCCCCCTCGTCCTGAGGCAAGTTAGCCCGCCCGCCTCCCCCGCGGGCGGGCGTCTTCATTTTTGGACGGACGGCGTACACAGACGCCCGCTTGCTTGGCCGGCATCCCTCCCATGCGTCCCGCCACCTTCCTCCATGCGCCCAACACCGCTAGCTTGAAGGTGATGCTGGCCGCCTGCGCGCCGCCCGCTCAACCCATCCCCTTTTTCAGGTCCGCTTGCGCGACGTAAGGTCCCGGCGTCCCGTGTGAGTTTGCGCGATGAGCATGCCATTGCTTCGCAATGATAACGACCCCTCCCCAGGGGGCGATCGACCTCACGCGGCCCAAAAGGCTCACCTTGCCGACGCCCCTTCTCCACCCGGCACGCAGGGTGATCTGCCGCCGCCAGCGGTCAAGAACGCCGTCTTCATCATCGGGGCCCTGTCGACCATCGGTCCGATGGCCATCGACATGTATCTGCCGGCCTTTCCCGCCATCGCCAGTGCCATGGCGACCGACGTCGGCATGGTGCAGCTCAGCATGGTGAGCTTCTTCGCGGCTCTGGTGTTCGGGCAGTTGATCTATGGTCCCGTCTCGGACGCCATCGGCCGCAAGAGGCCAATCTACGCCGGGCTTGTCCTGTTCGTGATCGCCTCGATCGGCTGCGCATTCGCCCAGACTGTCGAGATGCTGATCGCGCTGCGCTTCGTCCAGGGCATAGGCGCTTGCGCAGGCATGGTGCTCGCCCGCGCCATCATTCGCGATATTCATACCGGGCGCGAGGCGGTCAGGCTGATCGCGCTGACCATGCTGGTGCTGTCGGTATCGCCGATGCTCGCGCCTCTCGGCGGAAGCTTGCTCACCCAGTTCGTATCCTGGCGCGGAATTTTCCTCGTCATTGCCGCGAGCGGCGCCATCTGCCTGTGGCTGATGTGGTGGCAGCTACCCGAGACACGCCCGCCGGAGCGCCGAACGCAAGGCGGCCTGCGCGCGGCTCTCGCTTCCTACCGGATTCTGCTGCGAGATCGGCGCTTTCTCGGCACAGCGCTCATCTGCGGCTGCGGACAGGGCATCATGGTGTCCTATCTCACCGGCTCATCCTTCGCATTCATCGAAGTTTATGGCGTTTCGCCGGTCGGCTACAGCGTGGTCTTTGCCGTGAACGCATGCGCTCTCGTGGGCAGCGCGCAGATGAACGCAACGCTCGTGGGCCGCATCGGGTTACCGCGGCTGATCCGCGCCGCAACCTTGGCCGTATGTGTCTGCACGGTGGCGTTGGCGGCCCTTGTCCTGCTCGGCAATGCCCCGCTGCCGGTGTTCTGGGGCATCACCATCGTCCTGTTCGGCGGGCTCGGCTTCCTCAATCCGACGTCAGCCGTGTTCGCGCTCGAACCCCATGGCGCTCGCGCGGGTGCTGCGTCATCGATGCTGGGTGGCATTCAATTCAGCCTGGCGACCATCGCTGGCGGGGCCGTCTCGCTCTTTTTCGACGGCAGCGCGCGACCGCTCGTCATCGCCTTCGCCATATGCGGCATCGGCGCGGCGGTCCTCGCTCATTTTACGCTGCGGCGTTCGGCTTCCGCGCAAGTATGAGCCGCGACGATTTCAGTAAGGCGGTCGCGGGATTGCCATATGCGCGGCCTTCAGGGCATCGGACCAGCGCTGGCTAAGATCCGTGAAATAAGGCTCGCCAGCCTCGATCCGGTGCGATAGCCCCGTGACGTGGGAACCTCGCCGGATCATCAGAAGATCGATCGGCAACCCCACTGCGAGATTCGAGCGCATGGTGGAATCCATCGAGATCAGCCCGATCTTCAGAGCGTCATAGATATCGGTCTCGAAGGTGATGGCGCGATCAAGGATCGGCTTGCCGTATTTGTGCTCGCCGATCTGCAGGAAAGGCGCGTCAACGCCGCACTCAATGAAATTGCCGGCGGAATAGACCATGTACAGCGTCATCGGCCCGCCCTTGATCTGTCCTCCGAACAGGAAGGCGGCGTCGAACGAGAGCTGGGCCTCTCCCAGCGCCTCGCCGATCTCGTGACGCACCTGCCGGACGGCATGGCCGACGAGTTGCGCGGCATGGAACATGGTCGGCGCATCGATCAGCTTCTCGCGTATCTCGCCACCAGGGACGGTGACGCCTTCGCGCAGGAGGCCGAGCACGGATTGCGAAATGGAGAGATTGCCGGCGGTCGCGATGCCAAGCACCCGCTCGCCAGGGACCTCGATCACATGCAGCTTGCGAAAAGTCGAGATATTGTCGAACCCGGCATTGGTGCGGGTGTCAGCGATGAGAACGAGCCCGTCCTGGACCAGAATACCAGCACAATAGGTCATCAGGCGCATCTACTCCGCAAAGGCCGTCTTTTTCTATGGGCTGGATCAGACAGACACTTCAAGCCTGAGCCTGCCATTGGGCGGCCTTCTGCACAGTGAGTTTGACATCCATGCGTTCCTCGCCGCCGCCATAGCGGCTGCCACGCACGGGGGCGGCGCCGAGATAATCGAGACCGATGGCGACACGCACGTGGGCATCGGTGGGGCTTATGCCATTGGCGGGATCGAAGCCGACCCAGCCCAAGTCGGGAACCTTGGCTTCAACCCAGGCATGGGCGGCGTCCTGCACCGTCACCCCATCATTGCGCATGAAATGTCCCGAGACATAGCGGGCGGGAATACCGAGATGGCGCGCCGCCGCGATGAAGATATGGCTCAGGTCCTGGCATACGCCGCGCCGCAGCGCGAAGGCCTCGGCGGCCGTGGTGGTGACCTCGGTGGGGTGCGGATCAAATGCGATGTCGCGATGGATGCCGTTGAGCAGGCCGTGCAACAGCGACAGGCTGTCGGTCCCGTGGTCCGCCAGGAGCCCGTCGGCAAAATCGCGGATGGCGCTGTCAGCTTCCGTCAATGGTGTGGTCCGCAGATAGACGGCATCGGGAAAACGCTCGACCGTGCCGCGGATGACGCCTTGGGTGTCGACCGTCTCAACCTCACCGTTCACGGAGACCGTTACGCCCTTGAGCGGGCCCGCAACAGACAGGGTATGCGTGATATTGCCGAGTGAATCTTCGCCCAATCGCAGCCGGCCGTCGACATCGACCTCCACCCGCCAGCGCATGACACGCATGCCTTCATGGGAGCGAGGCGTCAGTCGCAGGATCTGGACCACCGCGCGCGCCGGAATGGCATAGGCATAGGTCGTGTCGTGAGCGATGGAGATGCGCATCGGGTTCGGCCGATCTTCGTCACGGGCGGCAAAGAGACTTAAGCCGTCATTGTAGAATGGGAAGCGCCTCATTGTGAAGGCCGGCAGAGAAAGCGGGAGCACGAGCCGCACAGCACCCGCCGGCCCGTTCTCCCGTCCTCAACGCTCCTTCCCGAACGATCTCACATCCCGAGACCACGCGGTCACGACAAGTATTGGTCGGCGATCGCCGCGCCGAGCTTGTTGTTTTCAGCCAGGAAGTTCGTGATGAACTCATGCAGTCCGGACTGGAAGATATCCTCGGTCCGCATATTGCTGAGTTTCGTCAGCATGCTCCCCGCGACGCGCTGGCTGGCACCACGCCGGCCGTAGGAATCGGCCATGAGATCCACATGGCGAACGATGGCATCATAGCAATAGATGAGCGAGCGGGGCATCTGACGGTTGAGAATGAGCAGATCGGCAACGAGCCACGGCTTTACGCTCTCCCGATAGACCCAGCGATAGGAGGTGAGCGCCGAAACCTCGCGCAAGATGGTCGTCCATTGAAAATAGTCGAGGCTGCCGCCGACCTGTTCGCTCTCCGGCAAAAGCACATGGTACTTCACGTCGAGGATGCGGGCCGTATTGTCCGCGCGCTCCAGCGCCGAGCCGACGCGCAGGAACCAATAGGCGTCGCTACGCAGCATGGTGCGATAGGCGGAACCATCGAAAGCGAGCGCCACCCCCTTCACCCAGTCGAGGAAGCGCGCGAAGTCGTCCGGGGCCATAGATTTGCTGTCGAACTTCTGCAGCTCATGCCAGGCGTCGTTGATCGCCTCCCACATCTCCACGGTCAGCGCGGTCCGCACGGCGCGCGCATTGGCGCGGGCCACCGCAAGGCAGGAGCGAATGGAGGACGGGTTGTCAGCACTGAATGCGAGAAACTCCCGCACCGTGAATTCGTTGGCGACGTCATAGCGCATGCGGAACGCCTGCGCCGCGCCTGCCGTCGCCAGCGCGCTGTCCCACTCCGTACCCGTCGCGCCATAACTGACTGGCACGGAGGTCAGCCGCATGGTGGCATCGAGGATCCGGGCCAGAAAATCGGCGCGCTCGATATAGCGTGCCGTCCAGAACAGGTTGTCGGCGGTGCGGGACAACATGGGCGGAACCTTGTTGCGCTGGGCACGCAGATAGGCCATCGGCCTCGCCACGCCTGGCTCATTCGCGAGCTGCCTCACGGAGGAGGTATCGGAGTCATGCATCGAGCACCCATGTGTCTTTGGTGCCGCCGCCCTGGCTGGAATTGACGACGAGCGATCCTTCCTTCAGCGCGACACGGGTAAGGCCGCCCGGCACGATACGAACCCCGTCCGTGCCGGTGAGCACGAAGGGGCGGAGATCGATGTGGCGCGGGGCAACGCCCGAGGCCACGAAGGTCGGGCAGGTGGACAAAGCGAGCGTCGGCTGCGCGATGAAGTTGTCGGGCGCATGTTTCAGCTTGCGTCGGAAGAGATCGAGTTCCTTGCTCGACGCATGCGGCCCCACGAGCATGCCGTAGCCACCCGAACCGTTGACCTCCTTCACCACGAGTTCACCGAGGTGGTCGAGCACGTAGGACAAGGCCTCCTTCTCCCGGCAGCGCCACGTCGGGACATTCCCGAGGATGGGTTCCTCGCCGAGGAAAAAACGGATGATCTCCGGCATGTAGCTGTAGATCGCCTTGTCGTCCGCGACGCCGGTGCCGACCGCATTCGCGAGCGTCACATTGCCCGCTTCGTAAGCGCTCATCAGCCCCGGCACGCCGAGGATGGAGTCGGGCCGGAACACGAGCGGATCCAGAAAATCATCATCGATGCGGCGATAGATGACATCGACGCGCTTCGGCCCGTCGGTCGTGCGCATGTAGACGATATCGTCGGTGACGAAGAGATCGGAGCCCTCGACGAGTTCCACGCCCAGCTTGTCTGCCAGGAAGGAGTGCTCGTAGAAGGCCGAATTGAACTGGCCGGGGGTCAGCAGCACCACCGTCGGATCCCGCCCGGCGCTGGTCGGCGCGACGGAACGCATGCTGGCCAGCAGGGCATCCGGATAGGTCTCGACCGGCGCCACCCGATGCGCGGTAAAGAGGTTGGGGAAGAGCCGCATCATCACTTCCCGGTTCTCCAGCATGTAGGAGACACCGGACGGCGTGCGCACATTGTCCTCGAGAACGTAGAACGTGCCTTCATCCACACGCACGAGGTCTATCCCCGCCATATGGACGTAAATGCCATGCGGCACAGGCCGGCCGACCATCTCCAGCCGGTAGTAGGGATTGCGATAGACGAGTTCGGCAGGCACCACGCCCGCCTTGATGCTCTCCCTCGGGCCATAGACATCGCGGAGAAACGCATTGAGGGCGTTGACGCGCTGGCGCAGGCCTCGCTCGACCCCCTCCCACTCCTTCTTCACGAGAACGCGCGGGATGATGTCGAATGGGATGAGCCGCTCGCTCATTTCCGCCTCGCCATAGACGGCGAAGGTTATGCCGATGCGGCGAAAAAACAGCTCTGCCTGGCTGCGGCGGGTCGCGAGGAGATCGGCCGGGGTATCCTCAAGCCAGGTCCTTAATCGCTCATAGGCGACGCGAACATTCGTTTCCCCGGTGTGCGTGGTGAAACCATGCATCTCGTCGAAGGCCGTCATTGGGATCGCCCTCCGTTTTATGGCAGCCGACTGGCTTGCCCCCACGATAGGGTTTTGCAATGCGCGTGCCAACAGTCGCATCGCGGGCATCGCCTGAAAGACCCAAGGGTCCCGCAAATTGGGCAGGAGCTGTGATTGGCTAATAAATAGGCAATTAGACGAACGTGCTGATCGCTCAGGCAATTGCGAGCTTCTGGAGGGGCCGCAGCCGCTGGGGAGCCCCACCCGACCTCGCTGACGCGAGGCCACCCTTCCCTTTGGTGGAGTCCCCCTTGTGGGAGGGATCGGCGCGGCCCTTCCGGGAGATTCCTAGTCTGATTACTGCCGTTGCTGGCACCTGATCAGCGTACACAAGCGGAGATTTTGAAAGCTCAGCGCCAGCCACCGCAATCCCTCCCCCTTGGGGGAGGGTGGCCTCGCGTCAGCGAGGTCGTGTGGGGTCACGGGATCAGGATCGATGCTCTGGCGGCCATGATTGTGTTTTTGTTGTCCTCTGGCTGAGAGACCAAGACGCAACCCACCGTCAGGCGTCCATGGCCTCCAGCTCATCGATGAGACCAGCGATCATCGACAGACCGATCTGCCAGAAGGCCGGGTCGCGTGCATCGAGCCCGAATGGCGCCAGCAGCTCCGTATGATGCTTGGTGCCGCCTGCCGACAGCATGTCGAAATATCGCTCGACGAAGCCATCCGGCGTGCGCTGGTAGACGCCATAAAGCGAGTTCACGAGACAATCGCCGAAAGCATAGGCGTAGACATAGAACGGCGAGTGGATGAAATGCGGAATATAGGTCCAGAAGGTCTCGTAGCCTTCGCCGAGACGGATGGCCGGCCCCAGGCTCTCGCGCTGCACCTCGAGCCACATCTCGCCAAGGCGATCTGCGGTCAGCTCTCCTTGCCGGCGCTCCGTATGAACCTTGAACTCGAAGCTGTAGAACGCGATCTGGCGCACGACCGTGTTGATCATGTCCTCGACCTTCGCCGCCAGCATTGCCTTGCGCTGGCTCGGCGCGGTGGTCCCGGCGAGAAGCTTCCGGAATGTCAGCATCTCGCCAAACACGGATGCCGTCTCGGCGAGTGTCAGCGGAGTGGGCGCCATGAGCGCGCCATTCGGCGCGGCGAGCACCTGGTGGACGCCATGGCCGAGTTCATGGGCCAGCGTCATCACATCACGCGGCTTGCCCTGGTAGTTGAGCAGCACATAGGGATGCGCCGAGGGCACGGTGGGATGCGCAAAGGCACCCGGCGCCTTGCCCGGCCGCACGGGAGCATCGATCCAGCGCTCGTCGAAGAAGCGCCTGGCGATATCGGCCATGCGCGGCGAGAAATCGCCATAGGCGCCGAGAACCGTGTCGCGCGCCTGCGACCACGGGATCGCGGGCAGGTCAAGTTTCGGCAGCGGCGCGTTGCGATCCCAGTGGTTCAGCGCATCCATGCCGAACCAGCGCGCCTTGAGGGCGTAGTAGCGGTGGGACAGGCGCGGATAGGCCTCGCGCACCGCCGTCACCAGCGCCTCGACGACTTCGGGCTCCACGCGATTGGCGAGATGGCGCGAGTCGGCCACGCCGGAGAAACCACGCCAGCGATCCGAAATCTCCTTGTCCTTGGCAAGGGTGTTGGTGATCAGCGCGAAGGTCCGCACATTGGCCTTGAACACCTCCGCCAGCGCATCCGCGGCCCGCTTGCGCACCGCGCCGTCCGGATCCTGCAGGCGGTTCAAGGTCGGCTCGAGGGTCAGTTCCTCGCCGTCGAGCTTGAAACGCAGCGATGACATGGTCTCATCGAACAGGCGGTTCCAGGCCCCCCGCCCGGTCACCGACTTCTCGTGGAACAATTGCTCCAGCTTGTCGTCGAGCTGGTAAGGCTTGTCCTTGGCGATGTCCTCGAGCCACGGGCGCCAATGGGCGAGCGGCCCATCCTTCATGGCCTGGCCGAGCACCGCCTCGTCGATGCGGTTGAGCTCCAGCGTGAAGAACAGGAGATCGGAGCTCGCCGTCGTCAGCCGATCCTGAGTATCTCCGTAGAACTTTGCGCGGACCGGATCGGTCGTATCCCCGGCATAGACGAGCGAGGCATAGGCCATGATCCGTCCGAGGAGGTCCTCCAACGTTTCATATGCTTTCAGCGGCCCCGCCAGGGCCGCACTTGCGTCGGTGCTGCGCGCCAGCGCATCGAGCTTGCCGCGATAGGTGTCGGCGAATGCCTTGCTCTCGGTTTCCGCCTTGGCAAGATCCGCAGCAAACTCCTGCGAATCCATACCCGGATAAAGTTGCGACAAATCCCATTCCGGCAGCTGGTCCACGGCATTCACAATCGACATCGTCTCTCTTTCCTAGAGGCTTTGGGGATCCGGCTGCCATTCGCGCGATCTGCGCGCACAGGGTGCCAAAACACACCTTAATATCTGGGTCGCGAGGGCGTTTTGATCAATGCCTGCGAAGGTGCGATTGATCAGCCAAGGTTTTCGCACGCGTCATTAACAAGAGCTTTACATTTGATGTGGAGCATTGGCTCGAAACGACACAGCACGATTCGGCACCTATGTCGGGCCGGGGAAAAATACTTGCGTGGGCGGGCTTGCGCGCAAGACCCTCTCCTCGATCACCGACTTCACAGCAGGGATTGCATCGTCCATGGGTATCGCCATGGGTGATGCGTCTATCACCCTTTCCTCTAACCAATCACGGCCTGCATGACGAGCATCCTCATCGTCGATGACGACCCTGTACAGCGCCGCCTTCTCGAAGCGATGGTCCGCCGCTTCGGCTATGAGGCCGCGATCGCCGAAACGGGACAAGCGGCCCTCGATAGGCTGAGCGAGCCAACGGCGTCTCCCTTCGATCTCGTCGTGCTCGACCTTGTGATGCCGGATCTCGACGGCATGGGTGTTCTGAGCGCGATGCGCGAACGCGGCATCGACGTGCCGGTCATCGTGCAGACGGCCCATGGCTCCATCGAAACGGTGGTCTCGGCCATGCGCGCCGGCGCCGCTGACTTCGTCGTGAAGCCGGTCGGCGCCGAGCGCCTCCAGTTCTCCATCAAGAATGCACTCCGCACCGGGGCGCTCGAAAGCGAAATCCGGCGCATGTCGCGGCGCGCGGCCGGAGCGCTGTCGATCAAGGATATCACGACCCGCAGCGCTGACATGGGGCGTGCGCTCAGGCTCGCCGAGCGCGCCGCGCGTTCGATGATTCCGGTGCTGATCGAGGGGGAGTCGGGCGTCGGCAAGGAAGTCATGGCGCGCGCCATTCAGGGGTCCGGCGAGCGCCGGGGCAAGCCCTTCGTCACCGTGAACTGCGGCGCCATCCCGGAAAATCTCGTCGAGTCCATCCTGTTCGGCCATGAAAAGGGAGCCTTCACAGGCGCGACCGACAAGCATGTCGGCAAATTCGTGGAGGCGAGCGGCGGCACGCTCTTTCTCGATGAGATCGGCGAGCTGCCCTTGGATTCGCAGGTCAAACTGCTGCGCGCCATCCAGGAGGGCGAGGTCGACCCCGTCGGTGGGCGCAAATCGATCAAGGTCGATATCCGCCTGATCTCGGCAACCAACAAGAGCCTGCTCGATCTCGTCAAGCGAGGCCAGTTCCGCGAGGACCTCTACTATCGGCTCAACGTCTTCCCCATGACGTTGCCGCCGCTCCGGTCGCGGCCGGAGGACATCCCTGGCCTCGCCATGACGTTTCTCGCGCGTTTTGCGGCGGAGGAAGGCAAGCGCGTGCGCGGCTTTTCCCAGGACGCACTCGACATGCTCGCCCGCTACACCTGGCCCGGCAACGTGCGTCAGTTGGAGAACGTACTGTTCCGCGCCGTCGTCCTCGCCGACGGGGATGAACTGACGATGGCGGAATTCCCACAGATCGCCGCCCAGATGGAAGGCTTCGAAGTGCGCGTTCCGCCCGCCCCACCTGCCGAGGCGGTGCCGGCCGCGCCCTCGCTGCACGAAGTCGTGCGCGTGGAGGTCCGCGACCCCAGCGCGATTACGCTGCTCGATGGACAGGGCGAGCTCAGGCCGCTCGAAGAGGTGGAAGCTGAGGCCATTCGCTTCGCCCTCCGCCACTACCGCGGCCACATGTCCGAAGTTTCGCGCAAACTCGGCATTGGTCGCTCCACGCTTTACCGAAAACTCAAGGATATGGGGTTATTGGACAACGTTGACGGGGGCGAGCCAGCTACCGACCCCGGCTAGGGGATGTGTCCGTTTGGACACGGCGCGCCGGCAGTTTGCACCAAACCTCGCCCACCGGGCTCCAGCGGGTTGTCACATCCTCTGGATACCGCCATGAAACTTTTCTCAGTCGCGTCGATCGTGATGGTCGCGCTGATAGGGATATTGCGATGCGGATTGTTTGCACCGGGACTTTGATACTCGGTCTCGGAAGCCTCGGCCTTGGTCTGTCTATAGCGCCTGCCATGACGTCCCTGGCTTTCGCCCAGGATATGCCCGCGGCGATCACTGATAATGCCGCGACGCTGGCCTCGCCTTCTGCTTCGTCCGTCAGCGACCTGAAGCCGGCAAACGATCAACCCCTCACACTCGGCCCTGAGGGCTCCACCCCGTCGTCGGCATCGACCGCCGTAATGGTGACGCCCGAGGCATCGCAGGGCGAGCCGGGAACCGTGGCGGCAAGCCCGGCCGATGGATTGACCACCGGCTCGCTCGCCGCGCCCGCGGACAACCCCACGGTGGTCTTTCCGGAGATCGTGGTTCCGGACGTGGTCGTCTCCATCCCTGCC
Proteins encoded in this region:
- a CDS encoding hypothetical protein (Evidence 5 : Unknown function) is translated as MRVEIARDRALRLGRDGDDHVRNHDLRKDHRGVVRGRGERAGGQSIGRACRHGSRLALRCLGRHHYGGRCRRRGGALRAECEGLIVCRLQVADGRSRRRGQRRGIISDRRGHILGESQGRHGRRYRQTKAEASETEYQSPGANNPHRNIPISATITIDATEKSFMAVSRGCDNPLEPGGRGLVQTAGAPCPNGHIP
- a CDS encoding putative circularly permuted ATP-grasp superfamily protein (Evidence 3 : Putative function from multiple computational evidences), whose translation is MTAFDEMHGFTTHTGETNVRVAYERLRTWLEDTPADLLATRRSQAELFFRRIGITFAVYGEAEMSERLIPFDIIPRVLVKKEWEGVERGLRQRVNALNAFLRDVYGPRESIKAGVVPAELVYRNPYYRLEMVGRPVPHGIYVHMAGIDLVRVDEGTFYVLEDNVRTPSGVSYMLENREVMMRLFPNLFTAHRVAPVETYPDALLASMRSVAPTSAGRDPTVVLLTPGQFNSAFYEHSFLADKLGVELVEGSDLFVTDDIVYMRTTDGPKRVDVIYRRIDDDFLDPLVFRPDSILGVPGLMSAYEAGNVTLANAVGTGVADDKAIYSYMPEIIRFFLGEEPILGNVPTWRCREKEALSYVLDHLGELVVKEVNGSGGYGMLVGPHASSKELDLFRRKLKHAPDNFIAQPTLALSTCPTFVASGVAPRHIDLRPFVLTGTDGVRIVPGGLTRVALKEGSLVVNSSQGGGTKDTWVLDA
- the zraR gene encoding Transcriptional regulatory protein ZraR, whose amino-acid sequence is MTSILIVDDDPVQRRLLEAMVRRFGYEAAIAETGQAALDRLSEPTASPFDLVVLDLVMPDLDGMGVLSAMRERGIDVPVIVQTAHGSIETVVSAMRAGAADFVVKPVGAERLQFSIKNALRTGALESEIRRMSRRAAGALSIKDITTRSADMGRALRLAERAARSMIPVLIEGESGVGKEVMARAIQGSGERRGKPFVTVNCGAIPENLVESILFGHEKGAFTGATDKHVGKFVEASGGTLFLDEIGELPLDSQVKLLRAIQEGEVDPVGGRKSIKVDIRLISATNKSLLDLVKRGQFREDLYYRLNVFPMTLPPLRSRPEDIPGLAMTFLARFAAEEGKRVRGFSQDALDMLARYTWPGNVRQLENVLFRAVVLADGDELTMAEFPQIAAQMEGFEVRVPPAPPAEAVPAAPSLHEVVRVEVRDPSAITLLDGQGELRPLEEVEAEAIRFALRHYRGHMSEVSRKLGIGRSTLYRKLKDMGLLDNVDGGEPATDPG
- a CDS encoding hypothetical protein (Evidence 5 : Unknown function), giving the protein MAGAELSKSPLVYADQVPATAVIRLGISRKGRADPSHKGDSTKGKGGLASARSGGAPQRLRPLQKLAIA
- a CDS encoding hypothetical protein (Evidence 5 : Unknown function) — protein: MARNDTARFGTYVGPGKNTCVGGLARKTLSSITDFTAGIASSMGIAMGDASITLSSNQSRPA
- a CDS encoding hypothetical protein (Evidence 5 : Unknown function), with protein sequence MGLSGDARDATVGTRIAKPYRGGKPVGCHKTEGDPNDGLRRDAWFHHAHRGNECSRRL
- a CDS encoding Oligoendopeptidase F, giving the protein MSIVNAVDQLPEWDLSQLYPGMDSQEFAADLAKAETESKAFADTYRGKLDALARSTDASAALAGPLKAYETLEDLLGRIMAYASLVYAGDTTDPVRAKFYGDTQDRLTTASSDLLFFTLELNRIDEAVLGQAMKDGPLAHWRPWLEDIAKDKPYQLDDKLEQLFHEKSVTGRGAWNRLFDETMSSLRFKLDGEELTLEPTLNRLQDPDGAVRKRAADALAEVFKANVRTFALITNTLAKDKEISDRWRGFSGVADSRHLANRVEPEVVEALVTAVREAYPRLSHRYYALKARWFGMDALNHWDRNAPLPKLDLPAIPWSQARDTVLGAYGDFSPRMADIARRFFDERWIDAPVRPGKAPGAFAHPTVPSAHPYVLLNYQGKPRDVMTLAHELGHGVHQVLAAPNGALMAPTPLTLAETASVFGEMLTFRKLLAGTTAPSQRKAMLAAKVEDMINTVVRQIAFYSFEFKVHTERRQGELTADRLGEMWLEVQRESLGPAIRLGEGYETFWTYIPHFIHSPFYVYAYAFGDCLVNSLYGVYQRTPDGFVERYFDMLSAGGTKHHTELLAPFGLDARDPAFWQIGLSMIAGLIDELEAMDA